A genomic region of Arachis stenosperma cultivar V10309 chromosome 9, arast.V10309.gnm1.PFL2, whole genome shotgun sequence contains the following coding sequences:
- the LOC130949718 gene encoding uncharacterized protein LOC130949718: MSLDAFLGDQGIHVEREEEHNEVPTTEDARSRPSPNNGENVHIPFEEDYIGEHESDNFDVEGDQVMEEAHVEDTSKVKKTRGKTRCLKIYARTWEEREEVTFDQGAAVGPTAQRAKDLTNFIGTMGRNSDFITLMYTNWKAVPKQIKKRIWKYINSKFILPKSSKLWVMTGVQGAWKRYKTRIKKKHFEPYSGNIEDMLVNRPLEIPKIQFRKLIAYWSIPTVKAMCVINSKNRKKQQWRHKMGPINFARVRVDLREKKENKEEPNQAEMFVTTRNGLKGKTLDVETQAVIDKLDDLQEAGETPTNAFQKVFGKENPGRVRCYGRTVTKTSLKKNKEIYEIKKQSEEKVTTLKTELDDHKQRLQELEDIVKLMLQQTSPGMNVDEVLSLLRSKQSSANSAQDPNLVPRHSPPSTHIPNHE, encoded by the exons ATGTCTCTTGATGCTTTTTTGGGTGACCAAGGAATTCATGTGGAAAGAGAAGAGGAACATAATGAAGTTCCAACTACTGAGGATGCTAGATCTAGGCCATCCCCGAATAATGGAGAAAATGTTCATATCCCCTTTGAGGAAGATTATATTGGTGAACATGAAAGTGACAATTTTGATGTAGAAGGAGATCAAGTTATGGAAGAGGCTCATGTAGAAG atactTCAAAGGTTAAAAAGACTCGTGGAAAAACAAGATGCCTAAAGATTTATGCAAGAACTTGggaagaaagggaggaagtgACTTTTGATCAGGGAGCAGCCGTGGGGCCAACAGCTCAAAGAGCGAAggatttaactaattttattgGAACAATGGGAAGGAATAGTGATTTTATTACCTTGATGTACACTAATTGGAAAGCTGTGCCTAAGCAAATCAAAAAGCGCATTTGGAAGTATATTAAT TCAAAGTTCATTCTTCCAAAATCTTCAAAGTTATGGGTGATGACTGGTGTTCAAGGAGCATGGAAGCGTTacaaaacaagaataaaaaagaagcaTTTTGAACCATATTCTGGAAATATTGAGGATATGTTGGTGAATCGTCCTTTAGAAATTCCAAAAATACAATTTCGGAAGCTAATTGCATATTGGAGTATTCCAACTGTCAAA GCCATGTGTgttataaattctaaaaatcgCAAGAAGCAACAATGGAGGCATAAAATGGGCCCAATCAATTTTGCAAGAGTGCGTGTTGATTTG CGTGAGAAAAAAGAGAACAAAGAGGAACCAAATCAAGCTGAAATGTTTGTTACAACTCGGAATGGACTAAAAGGGAAAACACTTGATGTAGAAACACAAGCTGTTATT GATAAACTTGATGATCTCCAAGAAGCTGGAGAAACTCCTACTAATGCATTTCAAAAAGTTTTTGGTAAAGAGAATCCAGGAAGAGTTCGATGTTATGGAAGAACTGTTACAAAAACTTCtcttaagaaaaataaagaaatatatgAAATCAAAAAACAAAGTGAAGAGAAGGTAACAACTTTAAAAACTGAATTAGACGACCATAAGCAACGACTGCAAGAATTGGAAGATATTGTGAAACTTATGTTGCAACAAACTTCTCCTGGTATGAATGTTGATGAAGTGCTTTCTCTCTTGCGATCTAAGCAATCGTCTGCAAATAGTGCACAAGATCCAAATTTAGTTCCTCGGCATTCTCCTCCATCGACTCATATACCAAATCATGAATAG